In Methylomonas sp. MK1, the genomic stretch GCCTTGGTATTGGCTGGCATCGGCGCGGGTGGCTAAGCGGCCTTCGATGGCCGCTTTTTCCAGCGCAGCGGCTTCCGCCACCATGCTGCTGATCGCGTCGATACAGTTATTCAGGTTGTTTTTGATGGTGTTGAAATCGCCGTTGTAGTGGTCGGTGATTTTTGCCGGAATCGCCCCGCGAGAGATGTTGTCCACGTACTCGGCGGCGACGTTCAAGGGCCCGATCACCGCGTCCAGGGTGCTGTTGACGCCTTCGACGATTTTACGGAAATCACCTTGGTGCTGGGTCGCATCGGCACGGGTGGCCAGACGGCCTTCGACCGCAGCGGTCGCCAGCATGTTGGCGTCAGCGACGAGGGCATTAACGGCATCGATACAGGTATTCAGATTGTTTTTGATGACGTTGAAATCGCCGTTGTAGGTGTCGGTGATTTTCGCGGGGATCGCACCTTTAGAAATGTTATTCACATACTCGGCGGCAACGTTGAGCGGGCCAATCACCGCGTCCAGGGTGTTGTTGACGCCTTCGACAATCTTGCGGTAATCGCCTTGGTATTGGCTGGCGTCGGCGCGGGTGGCTAAGCGGCCTTCGATGGCCGCTTTTTCCAACGCAGCGGCTTCGGCCACCATGCTGCTAATGGCGTCGATGCAATTGTTCAGGTTGTTTTTGATGGTGTTGAAATCGCCGTTGTAGTTATCGGTGATTTTCGCGGGGATGGCACCTTTAGCGATGTTGTCCACGTAAGCGGCCGCCACATTAAGCGGCCCGATCACGGCATCCAGCGTGTTGTTGACGCCTTGGACGATTTTCCGGTAATCGCCTTGGTATTGGCTGGCGTCGGCGCGGGTGGCTAAACGACCTTCAATCGCGGCTTTTTCCAGATTCATGGCTTCGGCGACCATGTTGGAAATCGCGTCGATGCAGTTGTTCAGGTTGTTTTTGATAGTGTTGAAATCGCCGTTGTAGTGGTCGGTGATTTTCGCCGGGATCGCACCTTTGGAGATGTTATCCACGTACTCGGCCGCGACATTCAAAGGTCCGATGACCGCATCCAGGGTGCTGTTGACGCCTTCGACAATTTTACGGAAGTCGCCTTGGTGTTTGCTGGCGTCGGCACGGGTGGCAAGGCGCCCTTCAACGGCCGCGGTTGATAAGCTGTTGGCGTCGGCCGCCAGGGCGTTAACCGCATCAATACAGGTGTTTAGGTTGTTTTTTATGACATTGAAATCGCCGTTGTAGTGGTCGGTGATTTTCGCGGGAATGGCACCTTTAGCGATGTTGTCCACATACTCGGCGGCCACGTTCAAAGGACCGATGACGGCCTCCAGCGTATCGTTGACACCTACGACGATTTTCCGATAATCACCTTGGTGTTTAGTAGCATCCGCACGGGTAGACAGCTGGCCTTCTACAGCAGCGTGCGACAGCATAACGGCATCGGCAATCAAAGATTGCACGGAGAACACGGCCGCCTTGACACCTTCATTCAGTTGATTGAATTCCAAGCCATAGTTATGACTATCGTTTTGCGGCATTTGGCCCCGGCCGAACAGGGTCATGGCATGAGTCATCGCATTCACGGGACGGAGTACGCCCATGACGATGTACCAACTCATTGCCAGGAAACCGAATAGCAGCATCGACAACACCATCAATGTGGTGTTTAGAATCTCATCTAATCGCGTCACACGTGCATCCAAACCTGTGTACAACAGCTTGCTGAATCCGGATGACAGCGCGAAGTTTTGTTGGATGGCTCGAGTAAAGGTACTGAAATATTCATTTACCGAAAACTCGAGCTTCGCGGCTTGCAAAATTTCGGTTTCGACCAATGTCAGAGCTTGTTTGGCATCGGCGCTAGCTTTGAGTAATGCCGAGCGGAATCCGGCATCCATATTGCTGATTTTGGCAGCACTCTCGTCGATAATAGTCAGGGTTTCTTCGGTATTTGCAATAACCTCCCGCAGATAAGCTGCTTCAGCCGGCGTAACCGTTTTTCTGAGCAAAATCGGCGAGCCTACCCCTCTTAGCATACCCAATTGTTCCGATAGGTCGGGAAATAAGCTAATCGCCAACACTTGTGCATAATACGTATCGATTTCAGGGTCCAACGCTAATCCTGAAGCGTCTGTCACCTTGCGGTTGAATGCATGCAATTGCTTGATAAATTCGCCATGCTTGGCAAGGTTAGTCTGAGCATCGAATGTGTTAGCCGAAGCCGCCAACTCCTGCCACTTTTCCCGTAAGGTTTGCCAGGGCAAAGTCAACTTTAATGCCGACAAACGGCCGTCCAATGCGGAGATATTGACAATCTGCTGATTGACTTCGTTGCGTTTAGCCTCCCGGCGACTAGCTTCCTGTGAGTTGCCGGCGATAACCATCGCATTCAAGCCACGGTGCTCCACCACCAGCTGCATTAATTTAATAGTCTCGGCGGTGTAATCGACGCCCTGTTTTTCCTTTAATGCAAAGTCTTTATCTACAATTCTGTCTACTACCAAAAAGTAGGTTGGCACCGCGAACATAGCGATAGCCAGAACGACCAGGGCAACAAATTTTTGCCAAAGTTTTATCTTGTTTAGTAGGCTAGAAAATTTTCCTTCTTTGAAAGGCGCTTTAATACGACCTGCTTTGATATCGGCGTATAAAGCGGCTGCCTTTTTAACCTCGTTCCCGTTGGGTTTGAATCGGATAGAACGATAGCCGATAGCTTGTCCTTCGCTATAAATTGGCGAGACGTTGGCTTCCACCCAATAAAAATCGCCATTTTTGGAGCGGTTTTTTACCAAACCGCGCCAGGTACAACCGGACTCGATGGTCCTCCACATCCATTCATAAGCTTCTTCGGGCATATCCGGGTGGCGAACCAGATTATGTGGTTGGCCAATTAACTCCTGTTCGCTAAAACCGCTTAGCTTTACGAAGGCCGGGCTAACACTGGTGATATATCCACGCAAATCTGTGGTGGAAGTAAGAATGTCTTCTTCGGAAAAAGTCAGTTCGACGTCGGTAACAGGTTGATTATTTCTCATGGCTATTGTCCTTAGTTTGCAATTGGCGTTTTACCAATTTGGCTCAAGCCTGAGCCAAGTGCATATTGCCCTGAAGCTTATGTTCAAAGGCACTCACCAGTACTGGTACATCCAAAATTAAAGCGACTTCGCCACTGCCTAAAATAGTGGATCCACCCAGCCCCTCCACATGGCCGAATAACTTGCCAAGGGGCTTGATAACAGTCTGAAACTCGCCGATTAAGCGATCAACGACCAGTCCCGTCTTGACACCCGCTGCATGCACCACGACGACATTCGGTCTACGCGGTTGATCTCCTCTAATGTTGAACAGATCGCGCAAGCGGATAAAAGGCAACACTTCGCCGCGCAAATCCATGTAATCCCTATTATTCAAATCGCCGGACAACTCCAGACACTCGACAACCCGGTCAAGGGGAATCACGTATGACGATTTACCTACACCAACCAAAAAGCCATCAATGATGGCCAATGTCAGTGGCAAACGAATTCGGATGGTGGAACCTTGACCAGGCCGGCTTTCGACTTCGATATCGCCGCGTAAATCGGTAACGTTCCGCTTGACCACATCCATGCCCACGCCGCGCCCGGACAGATTGGAAATTTGGCTGGCGGTGGAAAAACCGGGTTCAAAAATCAAGCTATAAATGTCTTGATCGCTTAGCTTCGCATCGGGTTGAACCAAACCTTTTTCGATGGCTTTTGCCAAAATACGATCACGATCAAGGCCGCCACCGTCATCGCTGACTTCTATGGCGATACTGCCCGACTCGTGGTACGCGTTTAATCTGAGTTCGCCGCGACTGGATTTGCCACGCGCGGCGCGGACTTCGGCAGACTCGATACCATGGTCCATGGCGTTGCGGACCAAGTGCATCAGCGGATCGCCGATTTTTTCGACAACTGATTTGTCAACTTCGGTATCGCCGCCGGTAATGACCAAGCTAATATCTTTTCCCAGCTCTTTGCCGACATCGCGCACCACTCTCTGGAAGCGGCTGAATGTGGCGCCTATCGCCACCATGCGTAGTTGCAATGCACCGTCGCGTACTTCTTCGACCAAGCGCATCATTTCGCTGGTGGCTTCCAATAGTCCGGAATCGCTGGTCTGTAACGCACGCAGATTAACGCCCGCACCCGAAATAACCAGTTCGCCTATCACATCGATTAGTTTGTCCAAGCGCTCGGCGTCGACGCGTATGGTTTGGTTTTCTCGGGCTTTGTTGTCTTTAATCTGCTGTTGCTTTTCCAGCGCCGCATTAACCAGCGGCTGTTGCACCACTTGTTGATCGACCAAGATTTCGCCTAGGCGTGTGTTCGGTTGCGGTACCTGCGCCTGTTGCGCATTGAGCCCTTCTTGTAGTTCGCGTTGGGTAATTACCCCGCTTTTCAGCAATAGCTCGCCGAGTTGGGCATTGTCTTCGCCCAACGAATTGATCAGTTCGACGTAGTAGGGGATTTTGTCTTCCAGCGGCAAAATGTGGATGTAACTGCCTTCGCGCACAAAATCGAACACGCTTTCGATAGCGGCTTTGTCTGCGTCGCTTTTTAGGACAATTTCAAACCCCAGGTAGCTGCTTTCGGGATCCATGCTTTCGGCATCCGGCATCGCGTGGCTGAAAGTAGTCAGCGACATAATTTCACCCAGCGTTGCCAGATAACGGATGAAAGACAACGGATCCATACCGTCGCGTAGACAGTTTTCGCCGAATTGAATAAACAAATGCCAATTGCCGCTGTCGATTACACCGCCACCGCTGACTTCGAACTGCTCGCCAGCAGTCTGCGCGGTAGTCATAGCCTGCTTCGGCTCCGGCTTCAAAAAAGACTCTAATCCATCGAGCAACTGTCGTTCAGCATTCGTCATTGATGGGTTGGCGCTGACATTACCGTCGGCCACAGCTTGAATCAGCTCAATCATATGGTCGCAGCAAGGTAGTAGGATGGCGACCAGTTCCGGTGAAACGCTCAACTTTCCGTCGCGCAAGGTATCGAGTACGCTTTCCACCACATGGGTGAAGGCAACGATGTGATCCAGCCCGAACAATCCCGCCGAACCCTTGATGGTATGTGCGGCTCGGAAGATGGCGTTAATTCGTTCGGATGGCTCCTGATCGTCTTCCAGACCGAGTAAGCCGTCTTCCATGTCTTGCAACAACTCCAGACTTTCAATCACAAAAGTCTTCAGAGCATCCCGCATTTGGTCATCAAAACTCATTTCGCATACTCCTTAATTTTGGGTCAGTACAACCTGATCGCCAAAAGCACCCGTCAGATTCGCTAGTTCCAATACATCCAACACGGCTTTGCTGTGCATCACGAAGCGCAGGCTTTTGCCTAAATGCGCGGCTTCCCGTTTGATTAGAATCAACAACTGTAGGCCGGCAGTATCGATTTCGGTGACGTTGGCAAGATTGATTTCCAAATCGTCACCCGCCGTTAGAAACATCAGCAGGTTGGATTTCTGATCCGCCGCGGTATAGATGGTTAACTCGTCTTTAATAGTTAGGCTTGGCATGGGCGATCTCGATGGAAATGGCTGAAGTAACAGCATGAAACAGCGGAAAACTCCGCCCTTCATACGCCTATCAAGGCAAAATTAACTTGGAAACCGCCGCTAACATTTGCGCGGGCTGAAACGGTTTGACGACCCAGGCTTTGGCGCCCGCAGCTTGGCCTTCCTGTTTTTTGCCTTCCTGGGATTCGGTGGTCAGCATAATTACCGGGGTAAATTTATAGGCCGGCAGCTGCTTAAGTTCCTTCACGAAGGTAATGCCATCCATGTTCGGCATATTGACGTCGGATATGATTAGATGAATCTTCTGGCCGTTGAGCTTACTTAGCCCATCCTTGCCGTCACACGCTTCTATCACCTCATAACCGGCGCCCTTCAGCGCAATACCTACTACCTGACGGACTGAAGCCGCATCGTCTACTACCAATATCGTTTTTGCCATATGCTTAAATCCTAGAAAAAAGTAATTTCTTGCGTTTGAGGTTCAACTGCTCGACCGCCATGACCATGGGCTTGGTGTTCGGATTCCATGGTGTAGGTACTGGTCAAGCCGCTTAAAATGTGATCCGCATCTATCGGCTGCAATGCAAATACGCCACCGGCATGGCTGCGGTTGAGTTGCTTGGGGAAATCGGCAATGCTGTCTTTGACGTGTTGCAGAATTTGGCCGATCCGATCTTGGAATTGAAAATGCACCAAGGATTCGTCTATCTCACCTTTTATGGCAAGCGCCGAATGGCTTAGGTTGCTGGAATAGCTCTGCAATTTGGCAAACACATCATGCAGGTTATCCATTACTGTTTGAATATTGCCGTTACAGGTCGATACGGCTTCGGCCTCGTTTTGCGCACTTTTTTCCACCGCTACCAACGCGGTTTGAATGGCGGAGCTAACTTGCTCTACTTTGGAGCCGATCTGCTTACCGGTTTCGCCGGACAAGTTGGATAGCTTTCTAACTTCATCCGCTACCACGGCAAAACCGCGGCCGGCTTCGCCCGCTCGAGCCGCTTCGATAGCGGCATTCAAGGCAATCAGATTGGTTTGTTCGGCAATCCGCGCCACCTCCTTGGCCATCTGTTTTAATTCATCTATAAATCCAGCCAAGGAGCGGATTTTTTGCAAGACCGCCAAATTCTCTTGCAAGGCCGCATCCATGGAGCTAACTACTTTTTGCAAATGGGCGTTGCTGTTTACGAATACTTCTTCGCCATTGCCACCGAGAGTGGAATGAGAAGATCTCAAAGCCGTATCCAGATTACTGGTGATCCCGGCAAAGCGTTGGGTCAACAAAGTAATCGCCTGCTCGATTTGTTGCCGGGTCGAATCGATTTGCGCTGCCCATACCGGCGTGACTTGCTCGGCAAACCGATCCAGACCGGAAATATA encodes the following:
- a CDS encoding PAS domain S-box protein codes for the protein MRNNQPVTDVELTFSEEDILTSTTDLRGYITSVSPAFVKLSGFSEQELIGQPHNLVRHPDMPEEAYEWMWRTIESGCTWRGLVKNRSKNGDFYWVEANVSPIYSEGQAIGYRSIRFKPNGNEVKKAAALYADIKAGRIKAPFKEGKFSSLLNKIKLWQKFVALVVLAIAMFAVPTYFLVVDRIVDKDFALKEKQGVDYTAETIKLMQLVVEHRGLNAMVIAGNSQEASRREAKRNEVNQQIVNISALDGRLSALKLTLPWQTLREKWQELAASANTFDAQTNLAKHGEFIKQLHAFNRKVTDASGLALDPEIDTYYAQVLAISLFPDLSEQLGMLRGVGSPILLRKTVTPAEAAYLREVIANTEETLTIIDESAAKISNMDAGFRSALLKASADAKQALTLVETEILQAAKLEFSVNEYFSTFTRAIQQNFALSSGFSKLLYTGLDARVTRLDEILNTTLMVLSMLLFGFLAMSWYIVMGVLRPVNAMTHAMTLFGRGQMPQNDSHNYGLEFNQLNEGVKAAVFSVQSLIADAVMLSHAAVEGQLSTRADATKHQGDYRKIVVGVNDTLEAVIGPLNVAAEYVDNIAKGAIPAKITDHYNGDFNVIKNNLNTCIDAVNALAADANSLSTAAVEGRLATRADASKHQGDFRKIVEGVNSTLDAVIGPLNVAAEYVDNISKGAIPAKITDHYNGDFNTIKNNLNNCIDAISNMVAEAMNLEKAAIEGRLATRADASQYQGDYRKIVQGVNNTLDAVIGPLNVAAAYVDNIAKGAIPAKITDNYNGDFNTIKNNLNNCIDAISSMVAEAAALEKAAIEGRLATRADASQYQGDYRKIVEGVNNTLDAVIGPLNVAAEYVNNISKGAIPAKITDTYNGDFNVIKNNLNTCIDAVNALVADANMLATAAVEGRLATRADATQHQGDFRKIVEGVNSTLDAVIGPLNVAAEYVDNISRGAIPAKITDHYNGDFNTIKNNLNNCIDAISSMVAEAAALEKAAIEGRLATRADASQYQG
- a CDS encoding chemotaxis protein CheA, which codes for MSFDDQMRDALKTFVIESLELLQDMEDGLLGLEDDQEPSERINAIFRAAHTIKGSAGLFGLDHIVAFTHVVESVLDTLRDGKLSVSPELVAILLPCCDHMIELIQAVADGNVSANPSMTNAERQLLDGLESFLKPEPKQAMTTAQTAGEQFEVSGGGVIDSGNWHLFIQFGENCLRDGMDPLSFIRYLATLGEIMSLTTFSHAMPDAESMDPESSYLGFEIVLKSDADKAAIESVFDFVREGSYIHILPLEDKIPYYVELINSLGEDNAQLGELLLKSGVITQRELQEGLNAQQAQVPQPNTRLGEILVDQQVVQQPLVNAALEKQQQIKDNKARENQTIRVDAERLDKLIDVIGELVISGAGVNLRALQTSDSGLLEATSEMMRLVEEVRDGALQLRMVAIGATFSRFQRVVRDVGKELGKDISLVITGGDTEVDKSVVEKIGDPLMHLVRNAMDHGIESAEVRAARGKSSRGELRLNAYHESGSIAIEVSDDGGGLDRDRILAKAIEKGLVQPDAKLSDQDIYSLIFEPGFSTASQISNLSGRGVGMDVVKRNVTDLRGDIEVESRPGQGSTIRIRLPLTLAIIDGFLVGVGKSSYVIPLDRVVECLELSGDLNNRDYMDLRGEVLPFIRLRDLFNIRGDQPRRPNVVVVHAAGVKTGLVVDRLIGEFQTVIKPLGKLFGHVEGLGGSTILGSGEVALILDVPVLVSAFEHKLQGNMHLAQA
- a CDS encoding STAS domain-containing protein: MPSLTIKDELTIYTAADQKSNLLMFLTAGDDLEINLANVTEIDTAGLQLLILIKREAAHLGKSLRFVMHSKAVLDVLELANLTGAFGDQVVLTQN
- a CDS encoding response regulator yields the protein MAKTILVVDDAASVRQVVGIALKGAGYEVIEACDGKDGLSKLNGQKIHLIISDVNMPNMDGITFVKELKQLPAYKFTPVIMLTTESQEGKKQEGQAAGAKAWVVKPFQPAQMLAAVSKLILP
- a CDS encoding methyl-accepting chemotaxis protein, giving the protein MSIFQFAIMICVALISAGIAAWITKGRCITAAQNTLADKAPALSIAEVEKYISGLDRFAEQVTPVWAAQIDSTRQQIEQAITLLTQRFAGITSNLDTALRSSHSTLGGNGEEVFVNSNAHLQKVVSSMDAALQENLAVLQKIRSLAGFIDELKQMAKEVARIAEQTNLIALNAAIEAARAGEAGRGFAVVADEVRKLSNLSGETGKQIGSKVEQVSSAIQTALVAVEKSAQNEAEAVSTCNGNIQTVMDNLHDVFAKLQSYSSNLSHSALAIKGEIDESLVHFQFQDRIGQILQHVKDSIADFPKQLNRSHAGGVFALQPIDADHILSGLTSTYTMESEHQAHGHGGRAVEPQTQEITFF